The following proteins are co-located in the uncultured Tolumonas sp. genome:
- the rplD gene encoding 50S ribosomal protein L4: MELVLKDAQSALQVSETTFGREFNEALVHQVVVAYAAGARQGTRAQKTRSEVSGGGKKPWRQKGTGRARAGTIRSPIWRGGGVTFAAKPQDHSQKVNRKMYRGAIQSILSELVRQDRLVVVEKFGVDAPKTKELLTKLQALDLKDVLIVTPEVEENLFLAARNLYKVDVRDVTGIDPVSLIAFDKVLMTADAVKQIEEMLA; encoded by the coding sequence ATGGAATTGGTATTGAAAGACGCGCAGAGCGCTCTTCAGGTTTCCGAAACTACCTTCGGTCGTGAGTTCAACGAAGCTCTGGTTCACCAGGTAGTCGTTGCTTATGCTGCTGGCGCCCGTCAGGGTACTCGCGCGCAGAAGACTCGCTCTGAAGTGTCTGGCGGCGGTAAAAAACCGTGGCGTCAGAAAGGTACTGGCCGTGCTCGTGCTGGTACTATCCGCTCTCCAATTTGGCGTGGCGGTGGTGTGACCTTTGCAGCTAAACCGCAAGATCACAGCCAAAAAGTGAACCGTAAAATGTATCGCGGTGCGATCCAAAGCATTCTGTCTGAGCTGGTTCGTCAGGATCGTCTGGTAGTTGTAGAGAAATTTGGTGTTGACGCTCCGAAAACTAAAGAGCTGCTGACCAAACTGCAAGCACTGGATCTGAAAGACGTGCTGATCGTTACCCCAGAAGTTGAAGAAAATCTGTTCCTGGCTGCACGCAACTTGTACAAAGTTGACGTTCGCGACGTAACAGGTATTGATCCGGTTAGCCTGATCGCCTTCGACAAGGTACTGATGACTGCTGATGCAGTGAAGCAAATCGAGGAGATGCTGGCATGA
- the rplW gene encoding 50S ribosomal protein L23 — protein sequence MIREERLLKVLKAPHISEKSTMVAEKLNTIVFKVATDASKAEIKAAVEKLFEVKVEAVRTLNVVGKTKRTGSRMGRRSDWKKAYVTLVEGQDIDFVGGAAE from the coding sequence ATGATCCGTGAAGAGCGTCTACTGAAAGTTCTGAAGGCTCCGCACATCTCTGAAAAGAGCACCATGGTAGCTGAAAAACTGAACACTATCGTGTTTAAAGTTGCTACTGATGCTTCTAAAGCAGAAATCAAAGCGGCAGTTGAAAAACTGTTCGAAGTTAAGGTTGAAGCTGTTCGTACCTTGAACGTTGTTGGCAAGACCAAACGTACTGGTTCACGCATGGGCCGTCGTTCCGACTGGAAAAAAGCCTACGTGACTCTGGTTGAAGGTCAAGACATCGACTTCGTGGGCGGCGCTGCCGAGTAA
- the rplB gene encoding 50S ribosomal protein L2, which produces MAIVKCKPTSPGRRHVVKIVTPELHKGKPFAGLLEEKRKTGGRNNNGRITTRHIGGGHKQHYRLIDFKRNKDGIPAKIERLEYDPNRSANIALVLYADGERRYILAPKNLKAGDPIVSGVDAAIKPGNALPMRNIPVGTTVHAVEMKPGKGAQIARSAGASVQILAREGAYVTLRLRSGEVRKVLAECRATVGEVGNAEHMLRQLGKAGANRWRGVRPTVRGMAMNPVDHPHGGGEGRNKGIQPVSPWGTPAKGYRTRSNKRTDKYIVRRRNK; this is translated from the coding sequence ATGGCAATCGTAAAATGTAAGCCTACCTCTCCGGGCCGTCGTCACGTCGTTAAGATCGTCACACCGGAGCTGCATAAAGGTAAACCGTTTGCTGGTCTGCTGGAAGAAAAACGCAAGACTGGCGGTCGTAACAACAACGGCCGTATCACTACCCGTCATATCGGTGGTGGTCACAAACAGCATTATCGTCTGATTGACTTCAAACGCAACAAAGACGGTATCCCAGCTAAGATCGAGCGTCTGGAATACGATCCAAACCGTTCTGCTAACATCGCTCTGGTGTTGTACGCAGATGGCGAACGTCGTTATATTCTGGCACCAAAAAATCTGAAAGCTGGTGATCCTATCGTTTCTGGTGTGGATGCTGCAATCAAACCTGGTAACGCGCTGCCTATGCGTAATATCCCGGTTGGTACTACTGTTCACGCAGTAGAAATGAAACCAGGTAAAGGCGCACAGATCGCTCGTTCTGCTGGTGCTAGCGTACAGATCCTCGCTCGTGAAGGTGCATATGTAACCTTACGTCTGCGTTCAGGCGAAGTGCGTAAAGTATTGGCTGAATGCCGTGCTACTGTTGGTGAAGTTGGCAATGCTGAGCATATGCTGCGTCAATTGGGTAAAGCCGGTGCTAACCGCTGGCGTGGTGTTCGTCCTACCGTTCGTGGTATGGCGATGAACCCAGTTGACCATCCACACGGTGGTGGTGAGGGTCGCAATAAAGGTATCCAGCCTGTATCTCCTTGGGGTACTCCGGCTAAAGGCTACCGCACCCGTAGCAACAAGCGCACTGACAAGTACATCGTACGTCGTCGTAATAAGTAA
- the rpsS gene encoding 30S ribosomal protein S19, with protein MPRSLKKGPFIDLHLLKKVEKAVESADKKPIKTWSRRSMIIPDMIGLTIAVHNGRQHVPVYVSDEMVGHKLGEFAPTRTYRGHAADKKAKKK; from the coding sequence ATGCCACGTTCTCTCAAGAAGGGTCCATTTATCGACCTGCACTTGCTGAAGAAGGTTGAGAAAGCGGTGGAAAGCGCGGACAAAAAGCCTATCAAGACTTGGTCCCGTCGTTCAATGATCATTCCAGATATGATTGGTTTGACCATCGCTGTCCATAATGGTCGTCAGCACGTACCCGTTTATGTATCCGACGAAATGGTTGGACATAAACTGGGTGAATTTGCACCGACTCGTACTTATCGCGGTCATGCCGCTGATAAGAAGGCCAAGAAGAAATAA
- the rplV gene encoding 50S ribosomal protein L22: MEAIAKHRFARTSAQKARLVADQVRGLPVDRALNLLAFSPKKAAELIKKVLESAVANAEHNEGADIDTLKVQTIMVDEGPSLKRIRARAKGRADRIVKRTAHITVVVSDAKAGR, translated from the coding sequence ATGGAAGCTATCGCTAAACACCGTTTTGCCCGGACTTCTGCACAGAAAGCCCGCCTGGTTGCTGATCAGGTCCGTGGCTTGCCTGTGGATCGGGCCTTGAACCTGTTGGCTTTCAGCCCGAAAAAGGCTGCTGAGCTGATCAAAAAGGTTCTGGAGTCTGCTGTTGCTAATGCTGAGCATAACGAAGGCGCGGATATCGACACTCTGAAAGTGCAAACTATCATGGTTGACGAAGGTCCATCTCTGAAGCGTATTCGTGCTCGTGCTAAAGGCCGTGCAGACCGTATCGTCAAGCGTACTGCTCACATCACTGTGGTAGTATCAGACGCTAAGGCTGGGAGATAA
- the rpsC gene encoding 30S ribosomal protein S3 has protein sequence MGQKVHPNGIRLGITKPFNSTWYANTKEFADNLHGDFQVRQYLTKELKAASLSRIVIERPAKSIRVTIHTARPGVVIGKKGEDVEKLRKQIASIAGVPAQINIAEVRKPELDSQLVADSISSQLERRVMFRRAMKRAVQNAMRLGAKGIKVEVSGRLGGAEIARTEWYREGRVPLHTLRADIDYATSEAHTTYGVIGVKVWIFKGEVLGGLAAVTAAAAAAQQEPAPAKPKRKPRGAK, from the coding sequence ATGGGTCAGAAAGTTCATCCGAATGGTATCCGTTTAGGGATTACCAAGCCGTTTAACTCTACTTGGTATGCCAATACCAAAGAGTTTGCAGACAATCTGCACGGTGATTTTCAGGTGCGTCAGTATCTGACCAAAGAGCTGAAAGCAGCTTCTTTGTCTCGCATTGTTATTGAACGTCCAGCTAAAAGTATTCGCGTAACTATCCACACTGCCCGTCCAGGCGTAGTGATTGGTAAGAAAGGCGAAGATGTTGAAAAACTGCGCAAGCAAATCGCCAGCATCGCTGGTGTGCCTGCACAAATCAACATCGCTGAAGTTCGTAAGCCAGAGTTGGACTCTCAGCTGGTTGCTGACAGTATCTCCTCTCAGCTGGAACGTCGTGTTATGTTCCGTCGCGCTATGAAGCGTGCGGTTCAGAACGCAATGCGTCTGGGTGCTAAGGGTATCAAAGTTGAAGTTAGCGGCCGTTTAGGTGGTGCAGAAATCGCACGTACTGAATGGTATCGTGAAGGTCGTGTACCTCTGCACACACTGCGTGCAGACATTGACTATGCTACCTCTGAAGCACACACCACTTATGGTGTTATCGGTGTTAAGGTATGGATCTTCAAAGGTGAAGTTCTGGGCGGTCTGGCTGCTGTTACTGCTGCAGCTGCAGCTGCACAGCAAGAGCCGGCTCCTGCCAAGCCGAAACGCAAACCGCGTGGTGCTAAGTAA